In the Arachis ipaensis cultivar K30076 chromosome B10, Araip1.1, whole genome shotgun sequence genome, one interval contains:
- the LOC107622369 gene encoding uncharacterized protein LOC107622369, producing the protein MAKPYLEEDYNYDCMKHYKPKPRYYAQKQQHRKAKNLNLSFFASIFSLFIYISIFYIFNLSPYDLLNNNIFWFFMSNTLILIIAADYGAFSSSKKKQDLRIYEEYVKHSQQQEAIRSYEVDKQCINISPKETVSDEKKNKKEIIINHCHHDDNEITQERVLEIVAYNEPKKKHSLFPLHGDDEDEKEVGIGRSYYKRSKSERGDRTKRVVIDESKKSSVRIRRSGSEGAKVEEEEEEKENDEFSKMSNEDLNRRVEEFIQKFNRQIRLQAAARNNT; encoded by the coding sequence ATGGCCAAACCATATCTAGAGGAAGATTATAATTATGATTGCATGAAACATTACAAACCAAAACCTCGTTACTATGcccaaaaacaacaacataggAAAGCAAAGAATTTGAATTTATCTTTCTTTGCTTCTATATTTTCCCTTTTCATATACATATCCATCTTTTATATCTTCAACCTTTCTCCCTATGATTTATTGAACAACAACATCTTTTGGTTCTTCATGTCAAACACCTTAATCCTCATCATAGCTGCTGACTATGGAGCATTCTCTTCATCAAAAAAGAAGCAAGATCTTCGAATTTATGAAGAGTATGTAAAACATAGCCAGCAGCAAGAAGCAATAAGAAGCTATGAAGTTGATAAACAATGTATTAATATTAGTCCCAAAGAAACTGTGAGTGacgagaagaagaacaagaaggaaATTATCATTAATCATTGTCATCATGATGATAATGAGATTACACAAGAACGTGTGTTGGAAATTGTAGCATATAATGAACCAAAGAAGAAGCATTCTCTGTTTCCATTGCATGGTGATGATGAAGATGAGAAAGAAGTTGGTATTGGAAGGAGTTACTATAAGAGAAGTAAATCGGAGAGAGGTGATAGAACTAAGCGTGTTGTGATTGATGAGAGTAAGAAGAGCAGTGTGAGGATTAGGAGGTCAGGGAGTGAAGGAGCaaaagttgaagaagaagaagaagagaaagaaaatgatGAGTTTTCTAAAATGTCAAATGAGGATCTTAATAGGAGGGTTGAAGAGTTTATTCAGAAATTCAATAGACAAATTAGACTTCAGGCAGCAGCTAGAAATAATACTTAA
- the LOC107622368 gene encoding protease Do-like 5, chloroplastic isoform X1: MAVFCIQSNLSGLANPIPSRRMSRRGALAFASSILVSSWPALANLNSSTPPALAHNLLQDEFQQQEHLLVHLFEETSPSVVFIKDIELRMLDEDEDADAKVQGTGSGFIWDQFGHVVTNYHVVAKLATDTSGLQRCKVFLVDAKGNSFYSEGKIIGFDPAYDLAVLKIDVDGHEIRPVVLGQSNKLHVGQSCFAIGNPYGYENTLTTGVVSGLGREIPSPNGGAIKGAIQTDADINAGNSGGPLIDSYGHVIGVNTATFTRKGSGMSSGVNFAIPIDTVLRTVPYLIVYGTPYSNRF; this comes from the exons ATGGCAGTGTTTTGTATCCAAAGCAACTTGTCTGGGTTGGCAAACCCAATTccctcaagaagaatgagtaggCGAGGAGCCTTAGCTTTTGCCTCCTCCATTCTTGTTTCTTCTTGGCCTGCCCTTGCTAATCTCAATTCATCTACACCACCTGCACTTGCTCACAACCTGCTACAAGATGAGTTTCAGCAACAAGAACACCTTCTTGTCCACCTTTTTGAG GAAACATCACCATCTGTTGTTTTCATTAAAGACATTGAATTGAGGATGctggatgaggatgaggatgcaGATGCAAAAGTCCAAGGCACTGGTTCTGGCTTCATTTGGGATCAATTTGGTCACGTA GTTACTAATTACCATGTTGTTGCCAAACTTGCTACTGATACAAGTGGTTTACAACGTTGTAAG GTTTTCTTAGTTGATGCCAAAGGGAATAGCTTCTACAGTGAAGGAAAGATAATTGGGTTTGATCCAGCCTATGATCTTGCTGTTCTCAAG ATTGATGTTGATGGGCACGAAATCAGGCCTGTGGTTCTTGGTCAATCTAACAAGTTACATGTAGGTCAAAGTTGTTTCGCAATTGGGAATCCTTATGGATATGAAAATACTCTCACAACAGGG GTGGTGAGTGGTTTAGGGCGTGAGATACCTTCACCAAATGGAGGAGCCATTAAAGGAGCTATTCAAACTGATGCAGATATTAATGCAG GAAACTCAGGTGGACCATTGATTGACTCATACGGCCATGTTATTGGCGTAAACACAGCAACCTTCACCAGAAAAG GGAGCGGAATGTCATCAGGTGTTAACTTTGCAATTCCCATCGACACTGTTCTCAGGACTGTACCATATCTTATTGTTTATGGAACACCTTACAGTAATAGGTTTTGA
- the LOC107619902 gene encoding probable ubiquitin-like-specific protease 2A produces the protein MESHGEGSSDFSVQWTDGWSTDSTDDDEGSAARSLETEESQSAAGDREDGSVAGDEDSMPVPTGIHITADTQHGDKELRSAVLTAAALESAEYNSVEEAYKAYVTFAKATGFTVRKGDSVKNEEGNIVRNEPVTDVTGSVTNSLSCYLSDRSQKVQSKRKRKSNDEEELCKPREKLDSGLFGEYLEKIWRSFSEEKRRRCTYFDSLWFNLYRSKSSKDKVLAWIKKANIFSKAYVFVPIVCWGHWSLLIFCHFGESSQTNTRSPCMLLLDSLAMANPRRLEPEIRRFVLDIYQAANRPETKNIISRIPLLIPKVPQQRDGNECGNFVLYFIKLFLSLAPDDFSLEGYPYFMKKDWFTHEGLDRFREGLDSMG, from the exons ATGGAAAGCCATGGAGAAGGAAGTTCTGATTTCTCCGTCCAATGGACTGATGGATGGAGCACGGACTCAACGGATGATGATGAAGGAAGTGCTGCACGGTCACTAGAGACAGAGGAAAGTCAATCGGCAGCGGGGGATAGAGAAGATGGTTCAGTGGCTGGTGATGAGGATTCCATGCCGGTACCAACAGGAATACACATTACGGCTGACACACAACATGGTGACAAAGAATTGAGATCAGCGGTTTTAACTGCCGCCGCATTGGAATCAGCTGAGTATAATAGTGTGGAAGAGGCGTACAAAGCATATGTGACTTTTGCGAAGGCAACTGGATTCACTGTACGAAAGGGTGATTCTGTGAAAAATGAGGAAGGGAATATCGTGCGGAA TGAGCCTGTAACAGATGTGACAGGAAGTGTTACCAACTCATTGTCCTGTTATTTGAGTGACAGGTCTCAGAAAGTGCAATCAAAGAGGAAGAGAAAATCCAATGATGAGGAAGAACTTTGTAAACCTAGAGAAAAGCTAGACAGTGGATTGTTCGGTGAATACTtggagaaaatatggaggagttTCTCGGAAGAGAAGAGAAGGCGCTGCACATACTTTGACAGCTTATGGTTTAACCTATACAGGAGTAAATCATCTAAAGACAAGGTGCTGGCTTGGATAAAAAAGGCTAATATTTTCTCAAAGGCATATGTTTTTGTTCCAATAGTTTGCTGGGGTCACTGGAGCCTCTTGATCTTCTGCCATTTTGGTGAGAGCTCGCAAACAAATACTAGATCACCTTGCATGTTGTTGCTAGATTCTCTTGCAATGGCGAATCCAAGGCGACTTGAACCGGAGATAAGAAGATTTGTGCTAGACATTTATCAGGCAGCGAACAGGCCTGAAACTAAGAATATTATATCTCGAATTCCATTGTTGATTCCTAAGGTGCCGCAACAAAGAGACGGTAATGAATGTGGGAACTTTGTCCTCTATTTCATTAAATTGTTTCTTAGTCTCGCTCCAGATGATTTTAGTTTGGAAGGGTATCCTTACTTTATGAAAAAAGATTGGTTTACCCACGAAGGCTTGGATAGGTTTCGTGAGGGACTTGATTCAATGGGTTAG
- the LOC107622368 gene encoding protease Do-like 5, chloroplastic isoform X2 has product MSFSNKNTFLSTFLRLSQETSPSVVFIKDIELRMLDEDEDADAKVQGTGSGFIWDQFGHVVTNYHVVAKLATDTSGLQRCKVFLVDAKGNSFYSEGKIIGFDPAYDLAVLKIDVDGHEIRPVVLGQSNKLHVGQSCFAIGNPYGYENTLTTGVVSGLGREIPSPNGGAIKGAIQTDADINAGNSGGPLIDSYGHVIGVNTATFTRKGSGMSSGVNFAIPIDTVLRTVPYLIVYGTPYSNRF; this is encoded by the exons ATGAGTTTCAGCAACAAGAACACCTTCTTGTCCACCTTTTTGAG ATTATCACAGGAAACATCACCATCTGTTGTTTTCATTAAAGACATTGAATTGAGGATGctggatgaggatgaggatgcaGATGCAAAAGTCCAAGGCACTGGTTCTGGCTTCATTTGGGATCAATTTGGTCACGTA GTTACTAATTACCATGTTGTTGCCAAACTTGCTACTGATACAAGTGGTTTACAACGTTGTAAG GTTTTCTTAGTTGATGCCAAAGGGAATAGCTTCTACAGTGAAGGAAAGATAATTGGGTTTGATCCAGCCTATGATCTTGCTGTTCTCAAG ATTGATGTTGATGGGCACGAAATCAGGCCTGTGGTTCTTGGTCAATCTAACAAGTTACATGTAGGTCAAAGTTGTTTCGCAATTGGGAATCCTTATGGATATGAAAATACTCTCACAACAGGG GTGGTGAGTGGTTTAGGGCGTGAGATACCTTCACCAAATGGAGGAGCCATTAAAGGAGCTATTCAAACTGATGCAGATATTAATGCAG GAAACTCAGGTGGACCATTGATTGACTCATACGGCCATGTTATTGGCGTAAACACAGCAACCTTCACCAGAAAAG GGAGCGGAATGTCATCAGGTGTTAACTTTGCAATTCCCATCGACACTGTTCTCAGGACTGTACCATATCTTATTGTTTATGGAACACCTTACAGTAATAGGTTTTGA
- the LOC107619903 gene encoding piriformospora indica-insensitive protein 2-like produces MASVPLFLVCFLLFSAEMMSMAMEEEELLGLFEVMEALLDDPEWSQAHPQPCTETPWPGVECEVSTDDPQNPIFHITKIHIGPDIVSPPCKSSAYISKSLIKLSYLKTLSIFNCFVDSPVTLPSTLFGSFSSLEHLALQSNPTLNGELPSSLAEVSSLRVLSLSQNSFHGKIPRKIGSLPCLEQLDLSYNNFSGQIPLEIGGLKSLTILDISFNGIEGNLPHSLGQLKQLQKMDLSSNRLDGRIPFDLGMLKRLVLLDLSHNFIVGPIPQSLSDLENLEYLIMDDNPIKARIPFFIGSLLKLKSVSFSRCGLVGPIPNSFSALKNLSALSLDNNSLTGQVPSNLGLLPNLDQLNISNNMLYGVLELNGDFIAKLGERLDVRGNNELCISDLQNKNNISSYLEIPSCMSMRTIGGWGK; encoded by the exons ATGGCATCTGTGCCTCTCTTCCTTGTATGCTTCCTTTTGTTTTCAGCTGAAATGATGTCAATGGCAATGGAAGAGGAAGAGTTGTTGGGGTTGTTTGAAGTGATGGAAGCTCTTCTTGATGATCCTGAATGGTCACAAGCACATCCCCAACCATGCACTGAAACTCCATGGCCTGGTGTTGAGTGTGAAGTTAGCACTGATGACCCTCAAAATCCAATATTTCATATCACAAAGATCCACATTGGTCCTGATATAGTTTCACCACCTTGCAAATCTTCTGCATACATATCCAAATCCTTGATCAAGCTGAGTTACTTGAAAACTCTTTCAATCTTCAACTGTTTTGTTGATTCACCTGTGACTCTACCATCAACACTGTTTGGTTCTTTCTCTTCCTTGGAACACCTTGCCTTACAGTCTAATCCAACCCTCAATGGAGAACTACCTTCAAGTTTGGCTGAAGTGTCTTCTCTTAGGGTCCTAAGCTTGTCCCAGAACAGCTTTCATGGAAAGATTCCAAGAAAGATCGGTTCTTTGCCTTGTCTAGAGCAACTTGACCTCAGTTACAATAACTTCAGTGGTCAAATCCCATTGGAAATTGGAGGGTTGAAGAGTCTGACCATTTTGGACATTAGTTTCAATGGAATTGAAGGCAATCTTCCTCATTCCCTTGGACAACTTAAACAACTTCAGAAGATGGATTTGAGCTCAAATAGGCTTGATGGTAGAATAccctttgatttgggaatgctcAAGAGGTTAGTGCTGCTTGATCTGAGTCATAATTTCATTGTTGGTCCTATTCCTCAAAGCTTGTCAGATTTGGAGAATTTGGAGTATTTAATAATGGATGACAACCCCATCAAAGCAAGGATACCATTCTTCATAGGAAGCCTTTTGAAGCTCAAATCAGTGAGTTTCTCAAGGTGTGGCTTGGTTGGTCCCATACCCAATTCTTTCTCTGCATTGAAGAACCTTTCAGCTCTATCCTTAGATAACAATAGCCTAACGGGACAAGTTCCATCAAATTTAGGCTTGCTTCCTAACTTAGATCAACTGAATATTAGTAACAACATGCTGTATGGTGTTCTAGAGCTGAATGGTGACTTCATTGCAAAGCTTGGGGAAAGGTTGGATGTGAGAGGGAACAATGAACTATGTATCAGTGATCTGCAAAACAAGAATAACATCTCTTCATACTTGGAAATCCCCTCTTGTATGAGCATGAGAAcaattgg TGGGTGGGGGAAATAA
- the LOC107624246 gene encoding peroxisomal (S)-2-hydroxy-acid oxidase: MKKQITNVNEYEGIAKEKLPKMVYDYYASGAEDQWTLKENRNAFSRILLRPRILVDVSNVDMTTSILGFKISMPIMIAPTGMQKMAHPQGELATARAASEADTIMTLSTVSTCSIEEVASTGPGIRFFQLYVYKDRNIAAQLVKRAEKAGFKGIVLTVDRPFLGRKEDDIKNRFRLPPHLTLKNFEKNDGTGGSIQISHARGQIDPSLNWKDVKWLQTITSLPILVKGVLTAVDARLAIENGAAGIIVSNHGARQLDYVPATIMVLEEIVEAVEGRVPVLVDGGIRRGTDVFKALALGACGVFIGRAVVFSLAVDGEAGVRKVLKMLRDELEMTMALSGCPSLKHITRDRIKFACSL; encoded by the exons ATGAAGAAGCAGATAACTAATGTGAACGAGTATGAGGGTATTGCAAAGGAAAAACTGCCAAAGATGGTTTATGATTACTATGCATCGGGGGCAGAGGATCAGTGGACTTTGAAAGAGAACCGAAATGCATTCTCAAGGATTCT GTTGCGACCACGCATTCTTGTAGATGTAAGCAATGTAGACATGACAACAAGCATATTGGGGTTCAAGATTTCAATGCCTATCATGATTGCACCCACAGGCATGCAAAAGATGGCACACCCTCAAG GAGAATTAGCAACAGCTAGAGCGGCATCAGAAGCTGACACTATTATG ACACTATCAACAGTGAGTACTTGTAGTATTGAGGAGGTTGCTTCAACAGGACCTGGCATTCGTTTTTTCCAACTATAT GTATATAAAGACAGGAATATAGCTGCACAACTTGTGAAGCGAGCAGAAAAGGCTGGTTTTAAGGGGATTGTACTCACTGTGGACCGTCCATTTCTTGGTCGTAAAGAGGATGATATCAAGAACAG ATTTAGATTGCCGCCACATTTGACACTAAAGAATTTTGAGAAGAATGATGGG ACTGGTGGCTCTATTCAAATTTCTCATGCTCGTGGCCAAATCGACCCGTCTCTTAACTGGAAG GATGTGAAATGGCTTCAAACGATTACTTCATTGCCAATTCTGGTGAAGGGTGTACTTACTGCTGTAGATG CAAGGTTAGCTATAGAAAATGGAGCTGCAGGAATCATTGTTTCCAATCATGGAGCTCGGCAACTTGATTATGTACCCGCAACAATTATGGTTTTGGAAGAG ATAGTGGAAGCTGTAGAAGGAAGAGTTCCTGTTTTGGTGGACGGTGGAATCCGGCGAGGGACAGATGTGTTTAAAGCATTGGCTCTTGGAGCATGTGGCGTATTT ATTGGAAGAGCAGTGGTGTTTTCATTAGCTGTGGATGGTGAGGCTGGTGTGAGGAAAGTGCTGAAGATGCTTAGAGATGAGCTTGAAATGACAATGGCACTCTCTGGTTGCCCTTCACTCAAACACATAACTCGCGACCGCATTAAATTTGCTTGCAGCCTATAG